One Brassica napus cultivar Da-Ae chromosome C4, Da-Ae, whole genome shotgun sequence genomic region harbors:
- the BNAC04G48880D gene encoding uncharacterized protein BNAC04G48880D translates to MCDSDYLSRCSSYEADVDSDSDVSSTSSYSVSEEEIDNGFDGESMKKTKKLEKKKSNVLLEGYVVDDLKRTKSLTDDDLEELKGCVDLGFGFNYEEIPELCNTLPALELCYSMSQKFMDQDLSPEKKPPMMLESHVSPIASWKISSPGDNPDDVKARLKFWAQAVACTVRLCT, encoded by the exons ATGTGCGACTCAGATTATCTCTCTCGCTGTTCCTCATACGAGGCAGACGTCGATTCAGACTCCGACGTCTCGAGCACCAGCTCGTACAGCGTATCCGAGGAAGAGATAGACAATGGCTTTGATGGTGAGTCGATGAAGAAGACCAAGAagctggagaagaagaagagcaatgTGTTGCTTGAAGGTTACGTTGTAGATGATTTGAAGAGGACCAAGAGTTTAACAGACGATGATCTCGAGGAGCTTAAAGGCTGTGTAGATCTAGGCTTTGGGTTCAACTACGAGGAGATACCTGAGCTTTGTAATACTTTACCAGCTCTCGAGCTTTGTTACTCGATGAGTCAGAAGTTTATGGATCAAGATCTTTCGCCTGAGAAGAAACCGCCGATGATGCTTGAGTCTCACGTTAGTCCTATTGCTAGCTGGAAGATCTCTAGTCCTG GGGACAATCCTGATGATGTCAAAGCAAGGTTGAAGTTTTGGGCACAAGCTGTTGCATGCACTGTGAGATTATGCACTTGA